One genomic window of Sulfurovum lithotrophicum includes the following:
- the eno gene encoding phosphopyruvate hydratase — MVFIDDIVATEVMDSRGNPTVKATVSLSDGTVESAIVPSGASTGKREALELRDGGDRYMGKGVLQACDNVNGAINDTLVGLSPFNQAEIDLIMKELDGTNNYANLGANAVLGVSMAVARAAASSLKMPLYRYLGGANAVTMPVPMLNIINGGEHANNSVDFQEYMVMPIGFDRFSEGLRAVSEVYHHLKKIIDEMGESTAVGDEGGFAPNLKSNEEPIQVIMKAIEKAGYVPGEQIAIALDVAASEIMNDTGKYVLSSENRELTSSELIAYYADMCEKYPIVSLEDGLGEDDWEGWKELTEVLGNKVQLVGDDLFVTNVAILAEGIERDIANSILIKPNQIGTVSETMQTVRLAQRSGYTCVMSHRSGESEDTFIADFAVALNTGEIKTGSTARSDRIAKYNRLLAIEAELGQFEYLGSSLFSK; from the coding sequence ATGGTTTTTATAGATGATATCGTGGCAACAGAGGTGATGGACAGTCGGGGAAATCCAACCGTAAAAGCGACTGTAAGTCTGAGTGACGGTACTGTAGAGAGCGCAATCGTACCCAGCGGTGCGAGTACCGGAAAGCGGGAAGCACTTGAACTGCGTGACGGAGGAGACCGTTATATGGGTAAGGGCGTTCTGCAGGCCTGTGATAATGTCAACGGAGCGATCAATGACACCCTTGTGGGGCTCAGTCCTTTCAATCAGGCAGAGATCGATCTGATCATGAAAGAGTTGGATGGTACGAATAATTATGCCAACCTTGGTGCCAATGCGGTGCTGGGTGTCTCCATGGCAGTGGCGCGCGCGGCGGCCAGTTCTCTGAAAATGCCGCTTTACCGTTATCTTGGCGGAGCCAATGCCGTCACGATGCCCGTTCCGATGCTGAACATCATCAACGGAGGAGAGCATGCGAACAACTCTGTAGATTTTCAGGAGTATATGGTCATGCCGATCGGCTTTGACAGATTCAGTGAGGGGTTAAGAGCCGTTTCTGAGGTGTATCATCATCTGAAAAAGATCATCGATGAGATGGGAGAGAGTACGGCAGTCGGCGACGAAGGAGGTTTTGCGCCAAACCTCAAAAGCAATGAAGAGCCTATCCAGGTAATCATGAAGGCGATCGAAAAAGCGGGATATGTGCCGGGTGAACAGATCGCAATAGCATTGGATGTAGCGGCAAGTGAAATCATGAATGATACCGGAAAATATGTATTGAGTTCAGAAAACAGAGAGCTTACAAGTTCTGAGCTTATTGCCTATTATGCAGATATGTGTGAAAAATACCCTATTGTTTCTCTCGAAGATGGGCTTGGTGAAGATGACTGGGAAGGTTGGAAAGAACTGACGGAAGTGCTTGGAAATAAAGTCCAGCTTGTGGGTGATGACCTCTTTGTGACCAATGTTGCGATTCTTGCTGAAGGTATCGAGAGAGATATCGCCAATTCTATTTTGATCAAACCCAACCAGATCGGTACGGTCTCTGAGACGATGCAGACGGTCAGACTGGCACAGCGTTCAGGCTATACCTGTGTGATGAGTCACCGTTCGGGTGAAAGTGAAGATACGTTCATTGCGGATTTTGCAGTAGCCCTGAACACCGGAGAGATCAAAACGGGTTCTACGGCAAGATCTGACAGAATAGCCAAATACAACAGGCTGCTGGCGATTGAGGCGGAACTGGGACAGTTTGAATACCTTGGCAGTTCGCTTTTTTCAAAGTAG
- a CDS encoding cation:proton antiporter, whose translation MIHTDISLILTLSLLIWGSPFVSKLLRIPTPPVEIILGSVVAFAGLVGHNQYFDIIAEVGFLYLMFLAGMEVDLKQITRSPKALIRRSMLFLGIMAFFSVAAGILFHLNTITIISMPLISIGILASLAKTYGKEQPWIRLAFIAGILGEIISIAILTVFDAASTTGVNMTLVTKVSYLAAFITVVYLLYKLLRLLFWWMPELKNTLMPKLDTSDQDIRLAMALFFILIAIMLYLKLELALGAFIAGVAISAFFHHEKQLEAKISSLGFGFLVPLFFIHVGASFDLKSLAEEGVITGALLITVLMILSRVLAAVVLRQISGSRDALLVAFSLSMPLTLLVAVATIGYETKLLHILSYYQLILASIFEVILSMLLIKWISGKRAAG comes from the coding sequence GTGATTCACACTGATATTTCACTGATACTCACCCTTTCACTGCTGATATGGGGCAGTCCTTTTGTCTCAAAACTTCTGCGTATACCCACCCCTCCTGTGGAAATCATTCTCGGTTCTGTCGTTGCTTTTGCAGGCCTGGTCGGTCATAATCAGTATTTTGACATCATTGCTGAAGTCGGATTTCTCTATCTGATGTTCCTGGCAGGGATGGAAGTAGACCTCAAACAGATCACCCGCAGTCCCAAAGCACTCATCAGGCGGTCGATGCTATTTTTGGGGATCATGGCCTTCTTCTCCGTAGCTGCAGGTATTCTCTTTCACCTCAACACGATCACTATCATCTCCATGCCTCTCATCTCCATAGGGATCCTCGCCTCTTTGGCAAAAACTTACGGAAAGGAGCAGCCATGGATCAGACTGGCTTTCATTGCAGGGATCCTGGGAGAGATCATCAGTATCGCCATATTGACTGTCTTTGATGCCGCCAGCACAACAGGCGTGAACATGACACTGGTCACGAAAGTAAGCTATCTGGCTGCTTTCATTACCGTGGTATACCTGCTCTATAAGTTGCTTCGCCTTCTCTTCTGGTGGATGCCGGAACTCAAGAATACACTCATGCCAAAGCTCGATACTTCCGATCAGGATATCCGGCTTGCCATGGCACTCTTCTTCATTCTTATCGCTATTATGCTCTATTTGAAACTGGAATTGGCTTTGGGGGCTTTTATTGCGGGGGTGGCTATCTCGGCATTTTTTCATCATGAAAAACAGCTCGAAGCTAAGATCTCAAGCCTGGGATTCGGCTTTCTGGTTCCGCTCTTTTTCATTCATGTGGGGGCTTCATTCGATCTGAAATCATTAGCAGAAGAAGGGGTAATCACCGGTGCACTGCTGATCACCGTACTGATGATCCTTTCACGTGTACTTGCAGCCGTGGTCCTAAGGCAGATCAGCGGATCAAGAGATGCACTCCTGGTCGCATTCTCCCTCTCTATGCCTCTGACCCTGCTCGTTGCAGTTGCGACTATAGGCTATGAGACAAAACTCCTGCATATACTGAGCTACTATCAATTGATACTGGCCAGTATCTTTGAAGTGATCCTTTCCATGCTGCTGATCAAATGGATCAGCGGAAAAAGGGCGGCCGGTTAA
- a CDS encoding biotin synthase, whose translation MPTKKLIFLCAINNILSGTCKEDCKFCTQSVRYHADIERYSYKKIGQIVEEARQAKANGALGYCLVTAGKGLDDKKVDFVARAAQAVKAEVEGLNLIACNGTASLEQLIYLKEHGIDSYNHNLETSERYYPEICLTHGWRERYETCENVKSVGLALCSGGIFGMGETEEDRNELLMAIASLQPESIPLNFYHPNPALPIKTRNIGFEEALEIIRKAHALLGEDRLLMVAGGRELLFNGKEGEMFNAGANSIVIGDYLTTSGLAPKKDQLMLEKLGYEVATSCDSH comes from the coding sequence ATGCCGACCAAAAAGCTGATCTTTTTATGTGCCATCAATAATATCCTCAGCGGTACCTGCAAGGAAGACTGTAAGTTCTGCACGCAAAGTGTCAGGTATCATGCCGATATCGAACGCTACAGTTACAAGAAGATCGGGCAGATCGTAGAAGAGGCCAGGCAGGCAAAAGCCAACGGAGCTTTGGGATACTGTCTTGTAACAGCCGGTAAAGGTCTTGATGACAAAAAGGTAGACTTCGTAGCACGTGCGGCACAGGCGGTCAAAGCAGAGGTAGAGGGGCTTAACCTCATTGCCTGTAACGGCACTGCTAGTCTGGAACAACTGATCTATCTAAAAGAACACGGCATTGACAGCTATAATCACAATCTTGAAACTTCCGAACGCTACTACCCCGAGATCTGCCTCACTCATGGCTGGCGGGAGCGCTATGAGACCTGCGAGAACGTCAAATCGGTCGGTCTGGCACTCTGCAGCGGAGGGATCTTCGGCATGGGAGAGACGGAAGAGGACAGAAATGAGCTTCTAATGGCCATCGCTTCACTCCAGCCGGAATCGATACCTTTGAATTTCTACCACCCCAATCCGGCCCTGCCCATCAAGACACGTAATATCGGTTTTGAAGAAGCACTGGAAATCATCCGAAAAGCCCATGCCCTGCTGGGAGAAGATCGTCTTCTCATGGTCGCAGGGGGTAGAGAACTTCTTTTTAACGGAAAAGAGGGGGAAATGTTCAACGCAGGGGCAAACTCCATCGTCATTGGTGACTACCTGACCACTTCGGGACTTGCCCCGAAAAAAGACCAACTCATGCTGGAAAAACTGGGCTACGAGGTAGCGACAAGCTGTGATTCACACTGA
- the topA gene encoding type I DNA topoisomerase: MKNLIIVESPAKARTISSFLGKDYKVIASKGHIRDLPKSTFGITIDDETGNLIPKYSIPRDANPTVKELKKLAKEAETIYIATDEDREGEAIGYHIAKAIGKEPTELPRIVFHEITKSAIQHALEHPRKVDMDSVDAQQTRRLLDRIVGYKLSPLLASKIQKGLSAGRVQSSTLKIVVDREREIKAFKPEEYWTIDALFEKKIDASIYDYNGLKIDKLTIKTDADANEIVASAKGESFVVSSIEKTKRKTKTPPPFMTSTLQQAASTQLGFSPKKTMMVAQKLYEGVKTDKGTMGIITYMRTDSLNLAKEAVDAARTHIKETYGNKYLPAKAKHYASKSKGAQEAHEAIRPTRVDFDSTQAANFLGADELKLYRLIYNRFLACQMTEAELESQTILFKGEKCTFKASGRKLLFDGFYKVTGYGEKDKLLPELKKGQPVSLDDIKAEQHFTEPPPRYNEASLIKKLESLGIGRPSTYAPTITILQTRKYIEIEKKRIHPTEIAFTVIEMLEKHFPEIVDSNFTANMEETLDKVAEGKTDWQTILKEFYTPFLQKIEEGKKSIKSLKVATPTGENCPKCGSELLLRKGRYGEFIACSNFPKCKYTKNTDGTEVEQPEETDEKCEKCGSPMVIKNSKRGKFLACSAYPKCKNAKSLTPPKTLSVPCPECGGKLQEREGRRGKFFGCENYPKCKFIANFEPVDKKCPECGYTMGKKTLRGKEVYECFKCKHKEEVQ, from the coding sequence ATGAAAAATCTAATTATCGTCGAATCACCAGCAAAAGCACGCACCATCAGCAGTTTTTTGGGCAAGGACTACAAGGTCATCGCCTCCAAAGGACACATCAGAGACCTTCCTAAAAGCACCTTCGGTATCACTATCGATGATGAAACAGGCAACCTTATCCCCAAATACTCCATCCCCAGAGATGCCAACCCTACGGTCAAAGAGCTGAAAAAACTTGCCAAAGAGGCCGAGACCATCTATATCGCGACCGATGAGGACCGTGAGGGAGAAGCCATCGGCTACCACATTGCCAAAGCGATCGGCAAAGAACCTACCGAGCTGCCGCGTATCGTCTTTCACGAGATCACCAAATCGGCCATCCAGCATGCACTCGAGCATCCCAGAAAAGTAGATATGGACTCGGTAGATGCACAACAGACACGCCGGCTGCTTGACCGTATTGTGGGCTACAAGCTCTCACCACTGCTTGCCAGCAAGATACAAAAAGGGTTGAGTGCCGGGAGGGTACAGAGTTCTACACTGAAGATCGTAGTCGACAGAGAACGTGAGATCAAAGCCTTTAAGCCCGAAGAGTACTGGACCATTGATGCCCTGTTCGAAAAGAAGATCGATGCCTCCATCTATGACTACAACGGCCTCAAGATCGACAAACTGACCATCAAAACAGATGCGGATGCAAACGAGATCGTGGCCTCTGCCAAAGGTGAATCTTTTGTGGTCTCCTCCATTGAAAAGACCAAAAGAAAGACCAAGACACCCCCTCCATTCATGACCTCTACCCTTCAGCAGGCAGCCTCTACACAACTGGGCTTCTCACCAAAAAAGACGATGATGGTCGCCCAGAAGCTCTATGAAGGAGTGAAGACGGACAAAGGGACTATGGGTATTATCACTTATATGAGGACTGACTCACTCAATCTTGCCAAAGAAGCGGTTGACGCGGCACGTACACATATCAAAGAGACCTACGGCAACAAATACCTTCCCGCCAAAGCAAAGCATTATGCAAGCAAATCCAAAGGAGCACAGGAGGCACACGAAGCGATCCGCCCTACCCGTGTCGATTTTGACAGTACCCAGGCAGCCAATTTCCTGGGTGCCGACGAACTCAAGCTCTACCGTCTCATCTACAACCGTTTTCTTGCCTGCCAGATGACCGAAGCGGAACTTGAATCACAGACCATCCTTTTCAAAGGAGAGAAGTGTACCTTCAAAGCCAGCGGAAGAAAACTGCTTTTTGACGGTTTCTACAAAGTGACGGGATACGGTGAGAAAGACAAACTGCTTCCCGAACTGAAAAAAGGACAGCCCGTCTCTCTCGATGATATCAAAGCGGAGCAGCACTTTACCGAACCGCCCCCGCGTTATAACGAAGCCAGCCTGATCAAAAAACTCGAATCTCTAGGCATTGGCCGTCCAAGTACCTATGCCCCTACCATCACTATTCTTCAGACACGGAAGTATATCGAGATAGAAAAGAAGCGTATCCACCCTACAGAGATCGCATTTACCGTTATAGAGATGCTTGAAAAACACTTTCCGGAGATCGTAGACAGTAACTTTACTGCAAATATGGAAGAGACACTGGACAAGGTAGCCGAAGGCAAGACCGACTGGCAAACCATCCTCAAAGAGTTCTACACCCCGTTCCTTCAGAAGATCGAAGAAGGGAAAAAGAGTATCAAAAGCCTCAAAGTGGCAACACCGACTGGCGAAAACTGTCCCAAGTGCGGCTCCGAATTGTTACTCAGAAAAGGTCGCTACGGGGAGTTCATTGCCTGCAGTAATTTTCCCAAGTGCAAATACACCAAAAATACAGATGGTACTGAAGTCGAACAGCCCGAAGAGACCGATGAAAAATGTGAGAAGTGCGGCTCACCCATGGTGATAAAAAATTCCAAAAGAGGGAAGTTTCTTGCCTGTTCTGCCTACCCAAAGTGTAAAAATGCCAAATCACTCACCCCACCCAAAACATTGAGTGTTCCCTGCCCGGAATGTGGAGGGAAACTTCAGGAGAGAGAGGGAAGACGCGGCAAATTCTTTGGCTGTGAGAACTATCCCAAATGCAAGTTCATCGCCAATTTCGAACCTGTCGACAAAAAATGCCCCGAATGCGGTTACACAATGGGGAAAAAGACACTGAGAGGCAAAGAGGTATATGAGTGCTTCAAGTGTAAACACAAAGAAGAGGTACAATAG
- the dcd gene encoding dCTP deaminase: MGLKPDKWIREKSLKEEMIIPFCEGLVGEGVVSYGLSSYGYDIRVSNEFKIFTNINAEVVDPKDFNENNVVDFKGDICIVPPNSFALARTVEYFKMPKDTLAICLGKSTYARCGIIVNVTPFEPGFEGHITIEISNTTPLPAKIYANEGIAQVLFLEGDEQCETTYSDRKGKYQSQTGITLPRILKEQ, encoded by the coding sequence ATGGGACTGAAACCGGATAAATGGATACGGGAAAAATCACTCAAAGAAGAGATGATCATACCTTTTTGTGAAGGACTGGTAGGCGAGGGAGTCGTCAGTTACGGACTGAGTTCCTACGGCTACGACATCCGTGTCTCGAATGAGTTCAAGATTTTTACCAATATCAATGCCGAGGTCGTTGACCCCAAAGATTTCAACGAGAACAATGTGGTCGATTTCAAAGGCGATATCTGCATCGTGCCTCCGAACTCTTTTGCGTTGGCACGTACGGTCGAATATTTCAAGATGCCTAAAGACACACTGGCGATCTGTTTGGGGAAAAGCACCTATGCCCGCTGCGGGATCATCGTAAATGTCACACCTTTCGAACCTGGTTTCGAAGGACACATTACGATCGAAATATCCAACACGACCCCACTTCCTGCAAAGATCTACGCCAATGAAGGGATCGCCCAGGTCCTTTTCCTTGAAGGCGATGAGCAGTGTGAGACGACTTACTCAGACCGTAAAGGGAAATATCAGAGCCAGACAGGGATCACTCTGCCAAGAATCCTGAAAGAACAGTGA
- a CDS encoding peptidylprolyl isomerase has protein sequence MNKLIFLGLLTFLTFSHARMVNAVALTVDGEAITTNEIRKVQKKAGVSRQQAIDLLIQDRLQKEAMKNIKISEETIDAKIAQIANLNNISIPQMQKMLKKQGTSWSKYRESIRQALKKERFFKEKVARTIHSPSEEQLKLYYETHKEAFVMPTSIQMTEYSAKSEKTLQNFLRTGSAKGIKSISASKKTKGMNPAMLSMLLSTPDGRFTKPINAGDKWVVFKVNGKQGKKLLPFEEARNAVAARWRQEQQNQALKDYFSKMKTEAKIHVIRK, from the coding sequence ATGAACAAACTGATATTCCTTGGATTACTTACATTTCTGACCTTTTCGCATGCCCGCATGGTCAATGCGGTCGCACTTACAGTGGACGGAGAAGCAATCACTACCAATGAGATACGGAAAGTACAGAAAAAGGCCGGTGTATCCCGTCAGCAGGCGATCGACCTGCTGATACAGGACAGACTGCAGAAGGAAGCGATGAAAAACATTAAGATCTCTGAAGAGACCATCGATGCCAAGATCGCACAGATCGCGAACCTCAACAATATCAGTATCCCCCAGATGCAGAAAATGCTCAAAAAGCAGGGAACCAGCTGGAGCAAATACCGTGAGTCCATACGGCAGGCATTGAAAAAAGAGCGCTTCTTCAAAGAGAAGGTTGCAAGGACCATTCACTCTCCAAGTGAAGAGCAGCTCAAGCTTTATTATGAAACCCACAAAGAGGCATTCGTTATGCCGACTTCGATCCAGATGACAGAATATTCAGCCAAGTCGGAGAAAACACTCCAGAATTTTTTACGTACAGGAAGTGCCAAAGGTATCAAAAGCATTTCTGCATCCAAAAAGACAAAAGGAATGAACCCTGCCATGCTCTCCATGCTGCTCTCCACACCAGACGGAAGATTTACCAAACCGATCAATGCCGGCGACAAATGGGTTGTTTTCAAAGTCAACGGCAAACAGGGGAAAAAACTCCTTCCTTTTGAAGAAGCACGCAATGCCGTGGCAGCTAGATGGAGACAGGAGCAGCAGAATCAGGCGTTGAAGGATTACTTCTCCAAAATGAAGACTGAAGCAAAAATACACGTTATTAGAAAATAA
- a CDS encoding multiheme c-type cytochrome — protein MKKILYFLSVLTIVVAAGETNSCLKCHQGIEHIRDHKSKMMDKIFAKADEADIRGNDCVVCHGGNPEASTKEKAHKGTPEYFKDNEGPKAFYPDPGSPWINENTCGMCHKKQIAAQWNNLMATEAGKIHGALWGFGAKDGYDHNHSNFGNENIHKRIGTDVYSKYMKELSVKEPQGFPKKMKALPPAPTAEEIEKDPTLSVYTYLRQECLRCHTGGKGRKRRGDFRGIGCSSCHIPYSNEGYYEGNDPTIDKNASGHLLVHAIQSSRKVKVKVHDKTYSGIPVETCTTCHNRGKRIGVSYQGLMETEYQANFDAQGNGQPKLHTKRYLHLQEDIHYSKGMLCQDCHTSIDHHGDGFNVGANLGAVEIECQDCHGTTDKYPWELPLGYSDEFKTTPKTGKSRGVGHTLAKYLEQGYVPEDKGDGFLLSARGNPLPKAIRKGNEVVMHLASGKDLTLKPLKLLKKEGKISKEGLVAMDQIKAHTDRLECYTCHATWAPQCYGCHVKIDYSGGKQNPDYLAASASHHNGVTAEVHNLKDFLVDGKVTETRSYLRWENPALAQNGEGRISPVIPGCQVILTVIGKDGKAKLHNHIFNIPNKEGRGKEGVNSIVMSPVNPHTITKKARTCTSCHDSAKALGYGIEGGKYFADQSKTTIVDLMSADKTVLPNRTDEQMPGIPNLKDDLSRFVDENGTQVQTVGDHWKLSQALDNETRSKLDRRGVCLSCHQEMPSEDLAVSLMVHTAKFAGVRIDNKVHHAIIHKTILLSAWVQVLAGLVLGGSLVYWLMRRRKKRK, from the coding sequence ATGAAAAAAATACTCTATTTTTTAAGTGTACTGACCATTGTGGTGGCAGCAGGAGAGACGAATAGCTGTCTCAAATGCCACCAGGGGATTGAGCATATAAGGGACCACAAATCCAAAATGATGGATAAGATTTTTGCCAAGGCGGATGAAGCCGATATAAGAGGCAATGACTGTGTGGTCTGTCACGGTGGAAATCCTGAGGCATCGACCAAGGAAAAGGCGCATAAAGGAACACCGGAGTACTTTAAAGACAATGAAGGCCCCAAAGCTTTCTACCCGGATCCGGGAAGCCCGTGGATCAACGAAAATACCTGCGGGATGTGCCACAAGAAGCAGATAGCGGCACAGTGGAACAATCTTATGGCAACTGAAGCCGGAAAGATCCACGGCGCCCTGTGGGGATTTGGTGCCAAGGACGGGTATGACCACAACCACAGCAACTTCGGTAATGAAAACATACACAAACGCATCGGTACGGATGTTTACAGCAAGTATATGAAAGAACTGAGTGTCAAAGAACCGCAGGGCTTTCCGAAAAAGATGAAAGCACTGCCCCCTGCACCTACAGCGGAGGAGATAGAGAAAGATCCTACACTTTCTGTCTATACCTATCTCAGGCAGGAATGTCTCAGGTGCCATACGGGCGGCAAAGGACGTAAAAGAAGGGGAGACTTCCGGGGGATCGGATGCTCCTCCTGCCATATTCCCTACTCCAACGAAGGGTATTATGAGGGGAATGACCCGACCATTGACAAGAATGCTTCCGGCCACCTGCTGGTACACGCTATCCAGTCTTCACGAAAGGTAAAAGTGAAAGTCCATGACAAGACCTACTCCGGGATCCCGGTGGAGACCTGTACGACCTGTCACAACCGAGGAAAGCGTATCGGTGTGAGCTATCAGGGATTGATGGAAACGGAGTATCAGGCCAACTTCGATGCCCAGGGGAACGGGCAGCCCAAGCTGCATACCAAGCGTTACCTGCATTTGCAAGAGGACATACACTATTCCAAGGGGATGCTCTGTCAGGACTGCCACACGTCCATTGATCATCACGGGGACGGTTTTAATGTGGGAGCAAACCTGGGTGCCGTGGAGATCGAGTGCCAGGACTGCCACGGAACGACGGACAAATACCCGTGGGAACTGCCGCTTGGCTACAGTGACGAGTTCAAGACCACACCGAAGACCGGTAAGTCCAGAGGGGTGGGGCATACCCTGGCCAAATACCTGGAGCAGGGGTATGTTCCCGAAGACAAGGGTGATGGTTTCCTGCTCTCTGCACGCGGAAACCCGCTTCCCAAAGCCATTAGAAAAGGCAATGAAGTGGTCATGCATCTGGCTTCAGGGAAAGATTTGACGCTCAAACCGCTCAAACTGCTCAAAAAAGAGGGCAAGATCTCCAAAGAAGGGCTGGTGGCGATGGACCAGATCAAGGCACATACGGACAGGCTGGAGTGCTATACCTGCCACGCGACCTGGGCACCGCAGTGTTACGGCTGTCATGTCAAGATAGACTACAGCGGCGGTAAGCAGAACCCAGACTATCTGGCCGCTTCTGCAAGCCATCACAACGGTGTGACGGCTGAAGTGCACAACCTTAAGGACTTTCTGGTTGACGGAAAAGTGACCGAGACGCGATCCTACCTGCGCTGGGAAAATCCTGCCCTGGCACAGAACGGAGAGGGAAGGATTTCTCCTGTCATCCCGGGTTGTCAGGTCATCCTGACGGTCATCGGCAAGGACGGCAAAGCAAAACTACACAATCACATCTTCAATATCCCCAACAAAGAGGGAAGAGGCAAAGAGGGTGTCAACTCCATTGTCATGTCGCCTGTCAACCCGCATACCATTACCAAAAAGGCAAGAACCTGTACCTCCTGCCATGATTCCGCCAAAGCACTGGGTTACGGCATAGAGGGCGGAAAATACTTTGCCGACCAGAGCAAAACGACCATCGTAGACCTGATGAGTGCGGACAAAACGGTTCTGCCGAACAGAACGGATGAGCAGATGCCGGGCATTCCCAACCTCAAAGACGATCTCTCCCGTTTTGTTGATGAGAACGGTACCCAGGTACAGACCGTAGGAGACCACTGGAAACTCTCTCAGGCACTTGACAACGAAACGCGAAGCAAACTTGACAGAAGAGGCGTCTGCCTCAGCTGTCACCAGGAGATGCCAAGCGAAGACCTCGCCGTCTCTCTCATGGTACATACTGCCAAATTCGCAGGAGTCAGGATTGACAACAAGGTTCACCATGCGATTATTCACAAAACCATTCTTCTGAGTGCCTGGGTGCAGGTCTTGGCCGGGTTGGTGCTTGGTGGCAGTTTGGTGTATTGGTTAATGAGGCGTAGGAAGAAGAGAAAATAA
- a CDS encoding ABC transporter permease, with amino-acid sequence MKNNSRDFEFTIEAGRAERHYWMDLWRYRELFYILAWRDIAVRYKQTIIGVAWAVLRPLLTMMIFVVVFGKIAKLPSEGVPYSIFVFAAMLPWTFFATAFSDASNSLIGNSNLISKVYFPRLIIPAASVIVAGVDFLISFVILIALMLWYQYLPGWQIVTLPLFLLLAFFAALGAGLYVAALNVKYRDFRFVIPFIVQLGLYISPVGFSTTIVPEKFQLLYYLNPMVGVIDGFRWAISGGRTAFNMTELMMSIVMITFLCILGIYHFRKTEKTFADVI; translated from the coding sequence ATGAAAAACAATAGTAGGGATTTTGAGTTTACTATAGAAGCAGGCAGGGCTGAACGCCACTACTGGATGGATCTGTGGCGCTACCGTGAACTATTCTATATTCTGGCATGGCGTGATATCGCGGTAAGATATAAGCAGACCATTATTGGTGTGGCATGGGCTGTACTCCGTCCGCTTTTAACGATGATGATCTTTGTTGTGGTTTTCGGAAAGATTGCAAAATTGCCAAGCGAGGGGGTGCCTTATTCCATTTTCGTATTTGCAGCTATGCTTCCCTGGACTTTTTTTGCCACGGCATTTTCTGATGCCAGTAACAGTCTCATCGGTAACAGTAACCTTATTTCGAAAGTCTATTTCCCCAGATTGATCATCCCTGCTGCGTCGGTTATAGTTGCAGGGGTGGATTTTTTGATCTCTTTTGTGATACTGATCGCTTTGATGCTGTGGTATCAGTATCTCCCAGGTTGGCAAATAGTGACCTTGCCATTGTTTTTACTATTGGCTTTTTTTGCAGCGTTGGGTGCAGGGTTATATGTGGCAGCACTGAATGTAAAGTACAGGGATTTCCGTTTTGTCATACCTTTTATCGTGCAGCTCGGGCTTTATATCTCTCCGGTGGGTTTCAGTACCACGATCGTACCCGAAAAGTTTCAGTTGCTCTATTACCTGAATCCGATGGTAGGTGTCATAGATGGTTTCAGGTGGGCGATCAGTGGAGGAAGAACGGCTTTTAATATGACAGAGTTGATGATGTCGATTGTTATGATAACTTTTCTTTGTATTTTAGGTATTTACCATTTTAGAAAAACAGAAAAAACTTTTGCGGATGTGATCTAG